The proteins below are encoded in one region of Sminthopsis crassicaudata isolate SCR6 chromosome 1, ASM4859323v1, whole genome shotgun sequence:
- the KCTD10 gene encoding BTB/POZ domain-containing adapter for CUL3-mediated RhoA degradation protein 3 isoform X1, translated as MEEMSGESVVSSAVPAAATRTTSFKGTSPSSKYVKLNVGGALYYTTMQTLTKQDTMLKAMFSGRMEVLTDSEGWILIDRCGKHFGTILNYLRDGAVPLPESRREVEELLAEAKYYLVQGLVDECLAALQQNKDSYEPFCKVPVITSSKEEQKLIATSNKPAVKLLYNRSNNKYSYTSNSDDNMLKNIELFDKLSLRFNGRVLFIKDVIGDEICCWSFYGQGRKIAEVCCTSIVYATEKKQTKVEFPEARIYEETLNILLYEAQDGRGPDNALLEATGGAAGRSHHLDEDEERERIERVRRIHIKRPDDRAHLHQ; from the exons ATG GAAGAGATGTCGGGAGAAAGCGTGGTGAGCTCAGCAGTGCCAGCGGCGGCCACCCGGACCACGTCCTTCAAGGGGACCAGCCCCAGCTCCAAGTACGTGAAGCTCAACGTGGGCGGGGCCCTCTACTACACCACCATGCAGACCCTCACCAAGCAGGACACCATGCTGAAGGCCATGTTCAGCGGGCGCATGGAGGTGCTCACCGACAGCGAAG GTTGGATCCTCATCGACCGGTGTGGGAAGCACTTTGGCACGATCCTCAACTACCTCCGGGATGGGGCCGTCCCACTGCCCGAGAGCCGCCGGGAGGTGGAGGAGCTCCTGGCCGAGGCCAAGTACTACCTGGTCCAGGGCCTGGTGGACGAGTGCCTGGCGGCCTTGCAG CAGAACAAAGACTCGTATGAACCTTTCTGCAAGGTCCCTGTGATCACCTCCTCCAAGGAAGAGCAGAAGCTGATCGCCACATCCAACAAG CCGGCCGTGAAGTTGCTCTACAACAGAAGCAACAACAAGTACTCCTACACCAG CAATTCTGATGACAACATGTTGAAAAACATCGAGCTGTTTGACAAGCTGTCGCTGCGCTTCAACGGGAGGGTCCTATTCATCAAGGACGTCATCGGCGACGAGATTTGCTGCTGGTCCTTCTACGGTCAGGGCCGGAAGATTGCAGAAGTCTGCTGCACCTCCATCGTCTATGCCACGGAGAAGAAGCAGACCAAG GTGGAGTTCCCGGAGGCCCGCATTTACGAGGAGACCCTGAATATTTTGCTATATGAGGCTCAGGATGGCCGCGGCCCCGACAACGCCCTCTTGGAGGCCACGGGGGGCGCTGCCGGCCGCTCGCACCACCTGGACGAGGACGAGGAGCGCGAGAGGATTGAGCGGGTGCGCCGGATCCACATCAAGCGCCCCGATGACCGGGCCCACCTGCACCAGTGA
- the KCTD10 gene encoding BTB/POZ domain-containing adapter for CUL3-mediated RhoA degradation protein 3 isoform X3, whose amino-acid sequence MSGESVVSSAVPAAATRTTSFKGTSPSSKYVKLNVGGALYYTTMQTLTKQDTMLKAMFSGRMEVLTDSEGWILIDRCGKHFGTILNYLRDGAVPLPESRREVEELLAEAKYYLVQGLVDECLAALQQNKDSYEPFCKVPVITSSKEEQKLIATSNKPAVKLLYNRSNNKYSYTSNSDDNMLKNIELFDKLSLRFNGRVLFIKDVIGDEICCWSFYGQGRKIAEVCCTSIVYATEKKQTKVEFPEARIYEETLNILLYEAQDGRGPDNALLEATGGAAGRSHHLDEDEERERIERVRRIHIKRPDDRAHLHQ is encoded by the exons ATGTCGGGAGAAAGCGTGGTGAGCTCAGCAGTGCCAGCGGCGGCCACCCGGACCACGTCCTTCAAGGGGACCAGCCCCAGCTCCAAGTACGTGAAGCTCAACGTGGGCGGGGCCCTCTACTACACCACCATGCAGACCCTCACCAAGCAGGACACCATGCTGAAGGCCATGTTCAGCGGGCGCATGGAGGTGCTCACCGACAGCGAAG GTTGGATCCTCATCGACCGGTGTGGGAAGCACTTTGGCACGATCCTCAACTACCTCCGGGATGGGGCCGTCCCACTGCCCGAGAGCCGCCGGGAGGTGGAGGAGCTCCTGGCCGAGGCCAAGTACTACCTGGTCCAGGGCCTGGTGGACGAGTGCCTGGCGGCCTTGCAG CAGAACAAAGACTCGTATGAACCTTTCTGCAAGGTCCCTGTGATCACCTCCTCCAAGGAAGAGCAGAAGCTGATCGCCACATCCAACAAG CCGGCCGTGAAGTTGCTCTACAACAGAAGCAACAACAAGTACTCCTACACCAG CAATTCTGATGACAACATGTTGAAAAACATCGAGCTGTTTGACAAGCTGTCGCTGCGCTTCAACGGGAGGGTCCTATTCATCAAGGACGTCATCGGCGACGAGATTTGCTGCTGGTCCTTCTACGGTCAGGGCCGGAAGATTGCAGAAGTCTGCTGCACCTCCATCGTCTATGCCACGGAGAAGAAGCAGACCAAG GTGGAGTTCCCGGAGGCCCGCATTTACGAGGAGACCCTGAATATTTTGCTATATGAGGCTCAGGATGGCCGCGGCCCCGACAACGCCCTCTTGGAGGCCACGGGGGGCGCTGCCGGCCGCTCGCACCACCTGGACGAGGACGAGGAGCGCGAGAGGATTGAGCGGGTGCGCCGGATCCACATCAAGCGCCCCGATGACCGGGCCCACCTGCACCAGTGA
- the KCTD10 gene encoding BTB/POZ domain-containing adapter for CUL3-mediated RhoA degradation protein 3 isoform X2: protein MEEMSGESVVSSAVPAAATRTTSFKGTSPSSKYVKLNVGGALYYTTMQTLTKQDTMLKAMFSGRMEVLTDSEGWILIDRCGKHFGTILNYLRDGAVPLPESRREVEELLAEAKYYLVQGLVDECLAALQNKDSYEPFCKVPVITSSKEEQKLIATSNKPAVKLLYNRSNNKYSYTSNSDDNMLKNIELFDKLSLRFNGRVLFIKDVIGDEICCWSFYGQGRKIAEVCCTSIVYATEKKQTKVEFPEARIYEETLNILLYEAQDGRGPDNALLEATGGAAGRSHHLDEDEERERIERVRRIHIKRPDDRAHLHQ from the exons ATG GAAGAGATGTCGGGAGAAAGCGTGGTGAGCTCAGCAGTGCCAGCGGCGGCCACCCGGACCACGTCCTTCAAGGGGACCAGCCCCAGCTCCAAGTACGTGAAGCTCAACGTGGGCGGGGCCCTCTACTACACCACCATGCAGACCCTCACCAAGCAGGACACCATGCTGAAGGCCATGTTCAGCGGGCGCATGGAGGTGCTCACCGACAGCGAAG GTTGGATCCTCATCGACCGGTGTGGGAAGCACTTTGGCACGATCCTCAACTACCTCCGGGATGGGGCCGTCCCACTGCCCGAGAGCCGCCGGGAGGTGGAGGAGCTCCTGGCCGAGGCCAAGTACTACCTGGTCCAGGGCCTGGTGGACGAGTGCCTGGCGGCCTTGCAG AACAAAGACTCGTATGAACCTTTCTGCAAGGTCCCTGTGATCACCTCCTCCAAGGAAGAGCAGAAGCTGATCGCCACATCCAACAAG CCGGCCGTGAAGTTGCTCTACAACAGAAGCAACAACAAGTACTCCTACACCAG CAATTCTGATGACAACATGTTGAAAAACATCGAGCTGTTTGACAAGCTGTCGCTGCGCTTCAACGGGAGGGTCCTATTCATCAAGGACGTCATCGGCGACGAGATTTGCTGCTGGTCCTTCTACGGTCAGGGCCGGAAGATTGCAGAAGTCTGCTGCACCTCCATCGTCTATGCCACGGAGAAGAAGCAGACCAAG GTGGAGTTCCCGGAGGCCCGCATTTACGAGGAGACCCTGAATATTTTGCTATATGAGGCTCAGGATGGCCGCGGCCCCGACAACGCCCTCTTGGAGGCCACGGGGGGCGCTGCCGGCCGCTCGCACCACCTGGACGAGGACGAGGAGCGCGAGAGGATTGAGCGGGTGCGCCGGATCCACATCAAGCGCCCCGATGACCGGGCCCACCTGCACCAGTGA